One part of the Olleya sp. YS genome encodes these proteins:
- a CDS encoding dihydrofolate reductase, producing the protein MFGIKKKDSPQIDKEQLELIKNAQRRIKQKKRLYAHFVIFLIGAVFIIIANTVLGIGKDTTFFGINWFVFAILGWLFFFLYHAFTVFVTTKFMGKDWEEKELAKLVNKQQVRIEKLKNQLEKEDLHIAESEVFQKKTSKIVNNLTIIVAAGENNEIGKNNNLIWHLSDDLKRFKALTSGHHIIMGRKTFESFPKPLPNRTHIVISRQANYKAPEGVIVVNSLEDAISIAKKDSQPFIIGGGEIYKLSMPYASKIELTRVHANFDADTFFPEIDRTIWKETSNVFHKKDDNHEYEFSFLTFERK; encoded by the coding sequence ATGTTTGGAATAAAGAAAAAAGACAGTCCTCAAATAGATAAAGAGCAATTAGAATTAATTAAAAATGCACAACGCAGAATTAAGCAAAAAAAGCGTTTGTATGCACATTTTGTTATCTTTTTAATTGGTGCAGTATTTATAATAATAGCTAATACCGTTTTAGGAATTGGTAAAGACACTACATTTTTTGGGATTAATTGGTTTGTCTTTGCCATTTTGGGTTGGTTATTTTTCTTTTTATATCATGCGTTTACTGTATTTGTTACCACTAAGTTTATGGGTAAAGATTGGGAAGAAAAAGAATTAGCTAAGTTAGTTAATAAGCAACAAGTGCGTATAGAGAAACTTAAAAACCAATTAGAAAAGGAAGATTTACATATTGCAGAAAGTGAAGTTTTTCAAAAAAAGACAAGTAAAATAGTAAACAATCTAACCATCATTGTAGCAGCAGGTGAAAACAATGAGATTGGTAAAAACAACAATTTAATTTGGCATTTAAGTGACGATTTAAAACGTTTTAAAGCTTTAACTTCAGGTCATCACATTATTATGGGTCGTAAAACTTTTGAAAGTTTTCCTAAACCATTACCTAATCGTACACATATTGTTATCTCTAGACAAGCCAATTATAAAGCACCAGAAGGTGTTATTGTGGTAAATAGTTTAGAAGACGCCATTTCTATTGCTAAAAAAGACTCGCAACCGTTTATTATTGGTGGAGGAGAAATCTATAAGTTATCGATGCCTTATGCATCAAAAATAGAATTAACACGTGTACATGCTAACTTTGATGCAGATACCTTCTTTCCTGAAATAGACAGAACTATTTGGAAAGAAACTTCTAATGTGTTTCATAAAAAAGATGACAATCATGAGTATGAGTTTTCATTTTTAACGTTTGAGAGAAAATAA
- a CDS encoding energy transducer TonB: MKKILLLILLLFAQLSFAQEIEEVEVEEEVENQEVPFSIIENVPVYEGCQDLANNDEKKKCFDESISKHVSKKFNRDLVDNLDLNPGLVRMFAIFKVDEKGYVVDVRARAPHPELQEETLRVMRLIPKMHAPGTQRGKPVVVTYALPITFTVVGNLAPEEEQSYPLTPDEIKALKKKKKQREKELKKALKEKEKEEKNKD, translated from the coding sequence ATGAAAAAAATCTTATTGCTAATCCTATTGCTATTTGCTCAACTATCTTTTGCACAAGAAATAGAGGAGGTAGAAGTTGAAGAAGAAGTAGAAAACCAAGAAGTACCATTTTCAATCATAGAAAATGTACCAGTTTATGAAGGTTGTCAAGATTTAGCAAATAACGACGAAAAAAAGAAATGTTTTGACGAGTCTATTAGCAAACATGTAAGCAAAAAATTTAATAGAGATTTAGTTGATAATTTAGATTTAAATCCTGGGTTAGTAAGGATGTTTGCTATTTTTAAAGTCGATGAAAAAGGTTACGTTGTGGATGTTAGAGCAAGAGCGCCACACCCTGAATTACAAGAGGAAACATTAAGGGTTATGAGACTAATCCCAAAAATGCATGCTCCTGGTACACAAAGAGGTAAACCAGTAGTTGTGACTTATGCTTTGCCTATTACTTTTACTGTTGTTGGTAATTTAGCTCCAGAAGAAGAACAATCCTATCCGCTTACACCAGATGAAATAAAAGCCTTAAAAAAGAAAAAAAAGCAAAGAGAAAAAGAATTAAAAAAAGCACTTAAAGAGAAAGAAAAGGAAGAAAAAAACAAAGATTAA
- a CDS encoding thymidylate synthase, with protein sequence MKQYHDLVKHVLKQGNTKQDRTGTGTKSVFGYQMRFDLSEGFPMVTTKKLHLKSIIYELLWFLKGDTNTNYLTENGVRIWNEWADENGDLGPVYGHQWRNWNSDEIDQIKDVINSLKNNPDSRRMLVSAWNPSVLPDTSKSFAENVANGKAALPPCHAFFQFYVADGKLSCQLYQRSADIFLGVPFNIASYALFTMMMAQVCGYQAGDFIHTFGDAHIYSNHFEQLELQLSRDIRPLPTMKINPEVKDIFDFKFEDFTLENYHPHPHIKGVVAV encoded by the coding sequence ATGAAACAATACCACGATTTAGTTAAGCACGTTTTAAAACAAGGTAACACCAAACAAGACCGTACAGGAACTGGAACTAAAAGCGTTTTTGGTTACCAAATGCGTTTTGATTTAAGTGAAGGTTTCCCAATGGTTACCACTAAAAAACTACACTTAAAATCTATAATTTATGAGCTACTTTGGTTTTTAAAAGGGGATACCAATACCAATTATTTAACCGAAAATGGTGTGCGTATTTGGAATGAGTGGGCAGATGAAAACGGAGACCTTGGACCTGTTTATGGACACCAATGGAGAAACTGGAATAGCGACGAGATAGACCAGATTAAAGATGTTATAAATAGTTTAAAAAATAATCCAGATAGTAGACGTATGTTGGTTTCTGCTTGGAATCCTTCTGTTTTACCAGATACTTCAAAAAGCTTTGCAGAAAACGTTGCTAATGGTAAAGCTGCGTTACCACCATGTCATGCGTTTTTTCAGTTTTACGTAGCAGATGGTAAACTATCTTGCCAATTATATCAACGTAGTGCAGATATCTTTTTGGGTGTGCCATTTAATATTGCCTCTTATGCGTTATTTACTATGATGATGGCTCAAGTGTGTGGATATCAAGCAGGAGATTTTATTCACACCTTTGGAGATGCACACATCTACAGTAATCATTTTGAGCAATTAGAATTGCAATTGTCAAGAGATATTAGACCATTGCCAACCATGAAGATTAATCCTGAAGTAAAAGATATTTTCGATTTTAAATTTGAAGATTTTACCTTAGAAAACTATCATCCGCATCCACATATTAAAGGTGTGGTAGCTGTATAA
- a CDS encoding electron transfer flavoprotein subunit alpha/FixB family protein, producing MSVLVYTESENGSFKKTAFEVASYAKAVADQMGTTVTAVAINANDTSELGTYGVDKVLNVSNDALKNFNAKSYASVVAQAAKQEDAKVIVVSQTADSKYLAPILAVSLEAGYASNVVEVPTSTSPFTVKRTAFTNKAFNMTTIDTDVKVVGVSNNSFGLVENSGSATAEDFSPSLPESGVSVESVDKATDKVTIADAEIVVSAGRGMKGPENWGMIEELADVLGAATACSKPVSDLGWRPHSEHVGQTGKPVASNLYIAIGISGAIQHLAGINASKVKVVVNTDPEAPFFKAADYGVVGDAFEVVPQLIEKLKAFKAANA from the coding sequence ATGTCAGTTTTAGTATATACAGAATCAGAAAACGGGAGCTTCAAAAAAACAGCTTTCGAAGTGGCATCATATGCCAAAGCGGTTGCAGACCAAATGGGAACAACGGTTACTGCAGTTGCAATAAATGCAAACGACACTTCCGAATTAGGAACATATGGAGTCGATAAAGTATTAAATGTATCTAACGATGCATTAAAAAACTTTAATGCAAAATCTTATGCATCTGTTGTAGCTCAAGCAGCAAAACAAGAAGATGCTAAAGTTATCGTGGTTAGTCAAACTGCAGATAGTAAATATTTAGCACCAATTCTTGCAGTAAGTTTAGAAGCAGGATATGCTTCCAATGTTGTGGAAGTACCAACCTCTACATCTCCTTTCACAGTAAAACGTACAGCTTTTACTAATAAAGCTTTTAATATGACTACAATTGATACAGACGTAAAAGTTGTAGGAGTATCTAACAACTCTTTTGGATTGGTTGAAAATAGCGGTAGTGCTACTGCTGAAGATTTTTCGCCTAGCTTACCAGAATCAGGAGTGTCAGTAGAGTCTGTTGACAAAGCAACAGACAAGGTAACTATTGCAGATGCAGAAATAGTTGTGTCAGCAGGACGCGGAATGAAAGGTCCAGAAAACTGGGGAATGATAGAAGAGTTAGCAGACGTTTTAGGTGCTGCTACAGCATGTTCTAAACCAGTGTCAGACTTAGGTTGGAGACCTCATAGTGAGCATGTTGGGCAAACTGGAAAACCAGTAGCCTCTAATTTATATATTGCTATCGGAATTTCTGGAGCTATTCAACATTTAGCAGGTATTAATGCTTCTAAAGTTAAAGTTGTTGTTAATACAGATCCAGAAGCACCTTTCTTTAAAGCAGCAGATTATGGTGTTGTTGGTGATGCTTTTGAAGTAGTACCACAATTAATCGAAAAATTAAAAGCGTTTAAAGCAGCAAACGCATAA
- a CDS encoding bifunctional nuclease domain-containing protein, translating to MSLVRLNIKGISYSQTQNGAYALILNEVEGDRKLPIVIGAFEAQSIAIALEKEIRPPRPLTHDLFKNFADRFDIVVKQVIIHKLVDGVFYSSLICERDKIEEIIDARTSDAIALALRFQAPIFTYKNILDKAGIYLKVDPTKENDPDNILVEDIVNEELEIEPLREDYKSKTIEELHSLLDDAVNNEDYETAAEIRDEISKR from the coding sequence ATGAGTTTAGTTCGATTAAATATTAAGGGTATTTCTTACAGCCAAACACAAAATGGTGCCTATGCACTTATTTTAAACGAAGTGGAAGGTGACCGTAAACTACCTATTGTTATTGGTGCTTTTGAAGCCCAATCTATAGCTATTGCATTAGAAAAAGAAATTAGACCACCAAGACCTTTAACCCACGATTTATTTAAAAATTTTGCAGACCGTTTTGATATTGTTGTTAAGCAAGTCATCATTCATAAATTGGTAGATGGTGTATTTTATTCATCTTTAATTTGCGAACGTGATAAAATAGAAGAAATTATTGATGCTAGAACAAGCGATGCTATCGCATTAGCCCTACGATTTCAAGCACCAATTTTCACTTACAAAAATATATTAGATAAAGCTGGAATATATCTTAAAGTAGATCCTACCAAAGAGAATGATCCTGATAATATTTTGGTAGAAGATATTGTAAATGAAGAATTAGAAATAGAACCATTAAGAGAAGATTATAAATCTAAAACAATAGAAGAATTGCATAGTCTATTGGACGACGCTGTTAATAATGAAGACTACGAAACAGCAGCTGAAATTAGAGACGAAATTTCTAAACGATAA
- a CDS encoding nucleoside transporter C-terminal domain-containing protein, which produces MKKYTLAIVAIFMSLTLGFAQDIEKEWQLDASQTTLDSTSLDISKNDVLRLKEGAFSHNNYSGDYLFQNNVLMFYYDNPSDITKRFKVQTLTDSTLVFKERESVFSFKIKEQTAEQLAVSEANKIIPSGGFTIGSLWRGILGMLALIFISFLFSSNRKAIDWKIVGIGLAFQLLIAIGVLKVEFIKTAFEFVGSLFISVLDFTRAGSKFLFEGLVVDMDTFGFIFAFQVLPTIIFFSALTSLLFYLGIIQKVVKGMAWLLSRALKISGAESLSVAGNIFLGQTEAPLLIKAYLEKMNKSEMLLVMIGGMATVAGAVLAAYIGFLGGEDEALRLFYAKHLLAASVMAAPGAIVISKILYPQTEDVNTDVSVSQDKIGSNILDAIANGTTEGLKLAVNVGAMLLVFVAFIAMLNGILGWVGDVTNLNQWIAANTSYASLSLELILGYIFAPLMWLIGVASQDMALMGQLLGIKLAASEFVGYIQLADLKNVANATHLTYEKSIIMATYMLCGFANFASIGIQIGGIGSLAPGQRKTLSKFGMKALIGGTIASLISATIAGMIIG; this is translated from the coding sequence ATGAAAAAATATACTCTTGCTATAGTAGCTATTTTTATGAGTTTAACTTTAGGTTTTGCTCAAGATATTGAAAAAGAATGGCAACTAGATGCAAGTCAAACTACTTTAGATTCAACTAGTTTAGACATTTCTAAAAATGATGTACTAAGGTTAAAAGAAGGTGCTTTTTCTCATAATAATTACTCTGGAGATTATCTTTTCCAGAATAATGTTTTGATGTTTTATTATGATAATCCATCAGATATTACCAAAAGATTTAAAGTACAGACATTAACAGATTCTACACTTGTTTTCAAAGAAAGAGAATCTGTTTTTTCTTTCAAAATCAAAGAACAAACTGCAGAACAATTAGCAGTTTCTGAAGCTAATAAGATAATACCAAGTGGAGGATTTACTATTGGTAGTCTCTGGAGAGGTATTTTAGGGATGTTGGCTTTAATCTTTATTTCTTTTTTATTTAGTAGTAACCGTAAGGCAATCGATTGGAAAATTGTTGGAATTGGATTAGCTTTTCAACTACTTATTGCAATAGGAGTTTTAAAAGTTGAATTTATAAAAACTGCTTTTGAATTTGTTGGAAGCTTATTTATAAGTGTATTGGATTTTACAAGAGCGGGAAGCAAGTTTTTATTTGAAGGTTTGGTAGTCGATATGGATACTTTTGGATTCATTTTTGCTTTTCAAGTGTTACCAACTATCATTTTCTTTTCAGCTTTAACGTCTTTATTATTTTACTTAGGTATTATACAAAAAGTAGTAAAAGGAATGGCTTGGCTATTGTCTAGAGCACTTAAAATTTCTGGAGCAGAAAGTTTGAGTGTTGCTGGAAATATCTTTTTAGGACAAACCGAAGCACCATTACTAATCAAGGCGTATTTAGAAAAAATGAATAAGTCAGAAATGCTTCTTGTCATGATAGGTGGTATGGCAACCGTAGCTGGTGCAGTACTCGCAGCCTACATAGGCTTTTTGGGTGGAGAAGATGAAGCCTTACGTTTATTCTATGCCAAACACTTATTAGCAGCTTCGGTTATGGCAGCTCCTGGTGCTATAGTCATCTCAAAAATATTATACCCTCAGACGGAAGACGTTAATACAGACGTTTCAGTGTCTCAAGATAAAATAGGGTCTAATATATTAGATGCTATTGCAAATGGTACGACCGAAGGATTAAAACTAGCAGTTAATGTTGGAGCCATGCTTTTAGTATTTGTGGCTTTTATTGCGATGCTTAACGGAATTTTAGGTTGGGTTGGTGATGTTACTAATTTAAACCAGTGGATTGCAGCAAATACTAGTTATGCCTCGTTATCATTAGAATTAATTTTGGGTTACATCTTTGCGCCTTTAATGTGGTTAATAGGTGTGGCTAGTCAAGATATGGCATTGATGGGACAATTGTTAGGGATTAAATTAGCAGCAAGCGAGTTTGTAGGCTACATACAATTAGCAGACCTTAAAAACGTAGCTAACGCAACACACTTAACTTATGAAAAATCAATTATTATGGCAACCTATATGTTATGTGGATTTGCCAACTTTGCGTCAATTGGTATCCAAATTGGAGGTATTGGATCGTTAGCACCTGGACAACGTAAAACCTTATCTAAGTTTGGTATGAAAGCCTTAATTGGTGGAACAATTGCGTCCTTAATTTCTGCAACAATAGCTGGTATGATTATTGGATAA
- a CDS encoding inorganic diphosphatase, with the protein MSPAGKITFDVLIEIPKGSRNKYEYDFELNKIRFDRMLFSSMMYPGDYGFIPETLALDGDPLDVLVMGTEPTFPMCVMEVKPIGVFHMADEKGPDEKLICVPVTDPIWNTYNDIQDLNPHRIKEITHFFQVYKDLEKKKVDVGGWGNAEEAYDILNKCIDRYENSKHKQAGDFKI; encoded by the coding sequence ATGAGTCCAGCAGGAAAAATAACATTTGACGTATTAATAGAAATACCAAAAGGCAGTAGAAATAAGTACGAATATGATTTTGAATTAAATAAAATCCGTTTTGACCGTATGTTGTTTTCGTCCATGATGTATCCAGGAGACTATGGGTTTATTCCAGAAACTTTAGCGTTAGATGGCGACCCATTAGATGTATTAGTTATGGGAACAGAACCAACCTTCCCAATGTGTGTTATGGAAGTAAAGCCTATTGGAGTGTTTCATATGGCTGACGAGAAAGGTCCAGACGAAAAATTAATTTGCGTACCTGTGACAGACCCTATTTGGAATACGTATAACGATATTCAAGACTTAAATCCGCACAGAATTAAAGAGATTACTCACTTTTTTCAAGTCTATAAAGATTTAGAAAAAAAGAAAGTTGATGTTGGAGGATGGGGAAATGCAGAAGAAGCTTATGATATTTTAAATAAATGTATTGACCGTTATGAAAATAGCAAACATAAACAAGCTGGAGACTTCAAAATTTAG
- a CDS encoding isoamylase early set domain-containing protein, producing the protein MAIKKQFLKSKPVCKVTFTVPAEDAKKVTVAGNWNNWNTKAEPLKKLKNGTFKGTVDLEAGKAYEFKYVVDGEWQNEAQADAYAWNDYAATDNSVINL; encoded by the coding sequence ATGGCAATTAAGAAACAATTTTTAAAAAGTAAACCAGTTTGCAAAGTAACCTTTACTGTACCTGCAGAAGATGCAAAAAAAGTAACTGTAGCTGGAAATTGGAATAACTGGAATACAAAAGCAGAACCTTTAAAAAAATTAAAAAATGGTACTTTTAAAGGTACTGTAGATCTTGAGGCTGGTAAAGCTTACGAGTTTAAATATGTAGTTGATGGCGAATGGCAAAACGAAGCACAAGCAGATGCTTATGCTTGGAACGACTATGCTGCAACAGACAATAGCGTAATTAATTTGTAA